Genomic window (Cystobacter fuscus DSM 2262):
ATGTCCGCGCAAAGAGTGTATCTGGTCCCCAACGCACGTAGCCCCGAGGATGCTGCAAGGTCCCCCCTTTCAGCAGCAACTCAGAGGCTGCCCCCTGGAACTGGATGTCCACCAATCCGTACTCCACGGGCAGAACGGTGGCCAGTTGCTGTGCCGTTTCAAAGAAGAGTCTCGGATCCCCGGGTCGCAACCGCATACGGCTATCGATGCACAGCCACCCAGGAACACTGTCACTCATGTTCCACGTCACACCATAGCGTGGCTGAACCGTCCGCAGTAGTACTGGCACGGGTGAATCCTCTCCTCGACGCGCTCCGTCACCGAAACGTATCAACTCCTTGCGCTGGTAGGGATTGCGCAGCCCCTCAGCTTCCCCCCAGTGGGTAGGTTCCCCTAAAGGCCCTCGCTCCATTATCTCCAGCAGTTCCTGTTTCCAGTCCCACGGAGAGCCCGGTAGCAAGAATTGCAACCTGATCTGCTCGACGTCCTCCATGCTCACCCTCCCATGAGGACGATCATCTTGATCTTCTCATCTGAATACTCTACCCGCAGGACGTGGGATCCCTCTTCCCAGACATCGTAGAACGACCGGGAGTCATCCGGCGCACGCAGCGCCTTGTGGACCTGAGCGCGCCCCATGGAGAAATCTAGCCCACCAGGCAGTTCCCCTCTATAACCAAATTGATCTTGAAGAGGAGCCTTCAAGAAAATGGTTTTGATCCGGTTCGTTTCGCTATTCGTTGTCAACTCCACGCCGTGCGATTCGAACGTGTAGTAAATCGTATCGGGAGCACCGATCTCATCATCAACCTCCGGTTCTCCCATCCTGGCGACGAATTCCTGAACCTCCTCGGACTCGTACGGCTTGCCAACCAACTCTCCCAGTTTCAACGAACTCATATCATCTCCACTCTGTGTCCTGGAACACGGTCTTCATTTCTTGATGCCCAGGGAATTCAAGAGCTTGTTCATGTCGTCGTAGAGGCCAATACTCTTGTTTCTGGCTTCTATTGCCTTGAAGGCTTCTTCAACTTGAGAACTGGTGCCAGACCTGCCAAGCGCGTCACGCAGTGCTTCCATATCGTTCCGTGCTGCCTTCTGCAAGTCTTGTGCATCCTCCGCGACTTTTCCGGCGTTGTTCTTATTGAAATAAGTGCGGCTGAAGTTCTTGTGTACCTCTTCAGGTTCGGTAATGGACGTCAGATGGTTACGCAGCTTGGTGGCCTCGTCCTTGGTGAGTTCACGACCCAGTTGCTTTTCTGCTGCTTTCTTGCTTGCTGCAAACGAAGGGATGTGATCATTTTCTAGTCTGTCCCCCTTGATTGAGCGCTGCGTCTGGTTTCCATAGGAGTTCACATCAAGCGGCTGGACGGGTCTGAGTGAATGGGGTGGCGGCACCTCTGGCAAGGATCGGGGCGGCTCCTGAGCCTCTTGCCGGACAATGTTCGAGTGCGGTTCTGCATTCGTGCTTGCCCTGCCCACCATGCTTCTACGGGACTTGCCAAGCAACAGTTGGCCTATCTGGTCCCGCAGCCATTGATTGATTCTCGCCTTCATCGCATCCAAGGCTGAGTAGGTCTTCTGGATAGACCCCTGGATCCGGTTGCAGGTTTCGATGAGGGCGGCGATTTGTTGCTTGCTAGCAAACGTCCGGGCCAACCAACCGTTGGCGTGCTCCTTGCCCTTGTTCAGGGCTTCCTGGATGGTATCCAAGCTCTGCTTGATCTTGGCGGCTGCCTCGTCCATCCACTTGCCCATGTTGTCGGGCAGGCGCTTGAGCCACTCGTGTGCATTGGACTTGCCGAAGAAGTTGAAGATCTTGAGCAGATACCACCACAGTTCTGGGGCAAGCTTCGTGATTGCATGAGCCCCTTTCCTGTGAATAAATGTGATGAGCCCTTTGAGTACCCCTTTGACAAGCGAGCCGATCTCGGGGATGCACCCCAGCGCAATGATGAACAGATTCAGCCACAGGTAGACTTCATAGTCGAGCCCGATAATGGGCTTGTGTTTCGACTGCTCGCTCTTGCTTTCAGCGTAATACTCGATGAGGTGCTTCAAGCCTGCGATGATGTCTCTTACATCCAACGCCTGATCCACTACGGGGAATAGCCCCAAGGCGGTGTTGACGGCTATCTGGCTGATGGTAGGATCCGGGTTGAAATCTCCTTGCAGAGTGCCCCAGATCCAGTCGAGCATTGACTCATAAACGGCCTTGGGCGCCTCCTTGTCAGGAGTGGCCGATGGCTTGACATGCAGTTCCTCGATCTCCAAGTCTTCCAAGAAGTAGTAGACGAAGGAACTGCGCTCGGGCGGCACGTTGTCGATCTGGGCGCGACCGTTCTTGTCGAGCGTGCCTGTATACCAGACTTCACCTTTTGGTGACTCGACAATGTACCTGGCACCCTTGACGGGTGTGCCGTCAGCATGCAGGTACTCTAGACGGATGCTCATGACCGCGCAGGGCGCGGTCGTCGCTCCAACCGAGCAGGTCGAGGATTGGTCAGACTCTAGCTTTCCTCCATACAACGCGTAGAGGCTCAGCCATCTTTCCCGAAGTCTGAAGTCTTCTGGCGCAGCCGGGTCGGGTAGCCGGCCTCCTGTCTCGGATTTGAGGACGCCATTGGCTGCCTGCGCAGCATTCTGATTGATGGGGAGCGCTATACGTTTTTGTGTGCTGGGCGCCATATGAGATGGTTATGGAGATGATCTATCTTTTCGCTGCCAGAGAGTTCATGACTCCTGAGCACTTGCTCTGCCCATGGAAAGCGCGGATGGCGTGCGAAGTCTGGATGCAGAACGACCATGCATCCGATGTAGAATTCCACGTCTCGCTCGGATACCACGCCGAATGAATTGGCTTCTTTCATGCCGCGCCGTACCAGCGGTTCCACGTCTTGCTCACTCAAATCATGGATTTTCAGTTCCGCCGTGAAGCTGTTCACCAAGTGCTGGACCATTCGCTGTGTGAATGCCAGTTCCCTGGAGAGAGACAGCGCTTGCATTTGCTCTTTCGATATTTTGAGCATCGAATCAATCCTCTTGCTTATCTACTATGTTCCAGCGCATGTGTACAAGCGACGTGCCAGTGGCACCGTGCACGGATTGGAGCTGTATTTACTGCTGCGTCATAAAGTTCGTGCCTTCCCGAAAAAGCGATGCGCCCTGGCAAAACTGTGGAAAAGCGTACTCTCCACAGAAGAAAGCCTGGGAGCCCCAGTCGGAGGGGTTGGGGTTGGCGCACCATGTCATCGAGTGCGGCGAACGGTCGCGTCCCGCGTGTTGAGCGCGCTCGGTGAACAGTGGAACTGCGGCGGAGCGAGCCGGCTCGTGTGGGATGAGCGTGCGACGAAGCCCGTCAGATGAGTGGTGTCATAGCCCTCGGCGACATGGAGTTCGGGCGGTGTCCAGCCTTGGTCGCGATGTAGGCGTGCTTGCGGCCCGTTCGTGCCACGATCCGCTCCCGAGCCCGAGCCCCTGGCGGCGCAGTCGGCTCACTGAGCCGGAGGCCGTGGCGTCTGGGACGGTGAAGCGGGCGGCTTCGTGGGCGTGGGCTCGCGGCGCAGGCCGTGCCACAGCTCCAGGAAGACGCCGTTGGTCCAACCGAAGCCGACGACGTTGTGCGCGTAGCCCGCGGTGACCTGCACCTCGGTGGTGCGCTTCACCACGTCGTACTTCTCGCGCAGGTTGCCCTCGCGGTGGAAGTTCTCGGCGACCATGTCGAGGAACTTCCGGGACAGGCGATCCGCGTCGGCGTCGTGGCCATGGCGGCGCAGGCCCTCGACGGCCAGGAGCTGGAGGGGGGCCCAGCCGTAGGGCAGGTCCCACTGGGCGGACGTCCGCCGGCGGCTCATCGCGAGTCCCCCGGCCTGCTCGAAGTCCGGGAGGTGGGCGGCCACGGCGCGCGCCTGCTCGGGCGAGGCCAGTCCCGCCCAGAGCGGGTAGAAGGTCGTCGCGTACTCGTAGGTGGAGCGCTGGCGCTTCTCGACGTCGTAGTCGAAGTACATGCCCCGCTCGGCGTCCCACAGGTAGCGGTCCACCAGGGCCCGGCGCTTCGTGGCGCGCTCGTGCCAGGCACGGGCCTCGGCGTCGCGGCCGAGCAGCGTGCTGATGCGCTCCAGGTCCGTCTCCGCCTTGTACAGCAGGCTGTTGAGGTCCACCGCGGCGTAGTGGTGCGTGCGCGCGCTGAAGGGCCCGAAGCGGAAGGAGATGTCGAAGCCGGACTCGCGCATGGCGCGGTCGCCCCGGTAGAAGTCCTCGGTGAGGGTGACGGCGCCCTGGGTGGTGCAGAGGGTGGTGCCGGGGTCGCGCTGGCACACCTGGGTGAGGAACACGGGGGCCGTGGCGCTCGGGGAGACGGCGTCCCGGTCCACCTCGCGCAGGAAGGGCCGTCCCTCTTCGGGGTGGCGCGTGAAGTAGCTCACCACGTCGCGGTAGTAGCGGCCCTGGTCCACCGCCAGCTCGGGCACCGGCCCCTCGTTGAAGTCGAAGTAGCGCGACAGGCCCGTGTCGCCCGCCAGGTGCTCCTCCCTCATCCACAGCCCATGGTCGCGCACGAGGAAGGGCCAGGCCTCGGTGAGCCAGGCGCGGCCCTCTTCCTCCGGGAGCCGCTGGTGGATCTCCATCACCATGGAGGTGAGGAAGGGCGGCTGGGAGCGGGACAGGTGGTAGGTGCGGTTGGCGTTGAGCAGCGCGCCGTAGTGTTGGATCTCGAAGAAGAAGTTGCGCACCATGCCCTGGGCCAGCTCCCGCCGTCCGTCGCGCAAGAGTCCCCGGATGATGAAGTAGCTGTCCCAGCCATACATCTCGTTGAACATGCCGCCGGGCACCACGTAGGGGTGCTCGAGGTAGAGCAGTCCCTGGGCCTTCAACGCGCGCACGTCCACCTGTCCCGCCCCGGTGATCTCCTGGGGCAGGCGGAGGACTTCGACCTTCGGACACTTCTGGCGCAGCCGCTGGGCGATGGCGGGCTCGGGGAGCTCCCGGGGCAGGTAGAGCACGGAGCGGCCCGCGACCTTGGGATCCGCGACCACCTCACAGGACTCGAGTGAGCGCGTGAGCGCGTCCCAGGTGCGCGCGATGTAGCCGCGCACGTCGGCATGAGCTGCGGCGGGAGGAGGCGGCGCGGTGGCGGGGGCGGGCGCCGCGCTCGCGCGGAGGGCCAGCGTGACGAGCAGCCCCGTCATCCACGGAGCGCTCCTGGAGCGTCGAGCGGCGGCCATCGGTCCTCCCGGGCCCGTGCGAGGACGGGCTGGCGAAGAGGGCAACGCTCGTCATCCCCGCGCGGGCGTGCAATGGGACGGTGGTGTAGAAGAATGTCCATGGCGCCCCCCGCTCCGCTCGTCTTCCTCCAGGACTCCGCTCTTCCCGAGGCCCATTTCCAGCGCCTGTGGCGGCGGGTGCGCGCGCTGGGCAACGAGCGGCTGCGTCAGACCTACCAGACGACCTTCTGGTTCGACCTGGGCGAGCCCACCAACCTCGTGGAGGAGGCCATCCTCGCGCTGCGCCCGCGCGTGCCGGTGCGCCGGGGGCTGGCGGGGGTGGAGTGGTGGTTGTCGCGCATGTACACGACGGACGTGCAGGTGGACTTCCATCAGGATCGCGACGAGAAGCTCGCCCTGAAGGGAGGGCCGCTCGTGCATCCGCGCTTCACCTCGCTGCTGTTCATGAACCGGGTGCGGGGCGGGGCGCTCGCGGTGACGCGCGCTTTGCCGTGTGAGGACAACCCTTCGCTCGCGCCCGACACGGACGAGTTCGATCTGGTGATGCCGCGGCCCAACCGCTTCACGTGCTTTCGGGGCAACCTCACCCACGGCGTGCTCGACGCGCGCAACCAGATTCCCGACGGGAAGCTGCCGGGGACGTCGCGCCTGCGGGTGACGCTGGTGATGAACTGGTGGCACCAGCGTCCCACCGACTTGCCGACCTTCGCCGAGTCGCGTGCGTACCGCTCACTCGCGCTGCCCACCAGGAGTCCGGCGGGCGCGCGGTGAGAGAGCCGGGTGCTAGAGACCGGTGATGCCCAGCGCGCCCTCCAGGCCGCTGAAGTTCTTCTCCACGACGACGTGGAGGATGGCGTTCTCCAGGCGGATCTCCACGGGCAGGCCGCCGGTGCCGGGCGTCGCATTGGAGATGGTGTTGGTCACGATGAACCAGATGCGCGGCTGGCGCACGGCCTTGAGGAACGTCTCCGAGCTGGGGATGGTGGCTTCCGTGCGCGAGGCGGGCCCGAAGTTGGCCGACAGCAGCTCCTGGGATTTGGCGTAGTACGGGGGCAGGTTGCGCGGGGTGTAGATGATGGGCTGATCCGGCGTGGCGTTGCCCTCGAGGGACAGGCGCGCCGACGCGTTCAGCGTGAAGACGGTCGAGGGATTGACCACGGTGAGGGTGGCGGTCACTTCCTTCACGAGGACCGCGAGATCCTGCGTGTCCGCGGGCAGGTCGATGGCCACCTCGGCATAGGTGGGCTCGAAGATGGAGGTGACCGGAACCGTCGTGGAGATGGGATCCGAGTCGATGGCCACCTCGGCGGAGCACGCGGTGACCAGCAGGGAGCAGAGCAGGGCGGGAGCGAGGCGGTTCATTAGAAGGTCAGGGACAGGTCGAAGGCGGGGAGGAAGGGAACGCGGCCCTCGTTGTAGGGCAGCAGGGGCTCGACGACGTCGACGTACGCGAGGCCGAGCGACACACCGAGCGTCGGGCCTCCGTAGCGCAGGCCGAACGCACCGCGCAGGGGCATGCCCTCGGAGAAGCGCACCCCGAGCTCACCGACGGCGGACAGGTTGCCGATGATGTTGAACACCACCGCGCCGGTCGCCGTGGTGACGGTGTTCTGGTAGATGTAGTGGCGCACCTCGCCCTGCACCAGGAAGCGCCCGAGCACGATGCCGTAGAGCGCATAGACGCTGGGCCCGCTGAAGTTCACGTCGACGCGCTGGATTTCAGGCACCTGCTCGTTGATGGCGCCGGACAGCGTCTCCCCGCCGAGGAACCACGTGTAGCGCCCGCCGATGACGAAGCGGTGGATGCCCCACTCGGCGCCCCAGCGCACGCCCACGTTGGCGGCGGTGGCGATGTCCGCGAGCAGCGAGGTGTCCACGGCGATGCCCAGCGCCAGGGGCAGCGCCGTGCGCTGCAGGCCAATGGTGAGGTGCTTGATGGGCGCGGCCTCATCGCTGGACAGCAGGCGCGCGTTGCCGGCGTGGGGGAAGAGGCGCGTGTCCTCCTCCTCCTCATCGGCGCGGGCCTCGCTCAGGGGAACGAGCGCGGTGAGCGCCCAGAGCGCGAGCCCCGCCGCCAGCGGGCGGCGCAGAGCGGAGAATACATGTCGAGGTGTCAACCCAACTCACTCCTTGCAGGGATGGGAAGGGATTTATCTACCGCGCCGCTCCTCGCCGTGTCACTTCAATGAGGGGCCGAGTGGGTGTTCTCCGACAGGGGCGTGCTCGGACCTGGACCCACACGCGAGCACGGCATGGCCATGAACGGGGAAGGCGGGGAGAAGTCTCGAGTCCTGGAGTTGTTGCGGCGTCACGGTTGGAACACCACGTCCTTCCAGGTGCTGGAGCCCGGGTACGCGTACTGGTTCGACGGGGACGACGCGTGCGTGGCCTACGTGGACACGGGAAGCGCGTGGGTGGTGGCCGGAGCGCCCATCGCCACCACGGAGCGGCTCGCCGCGGTGTCCGAGCGCTTCGCGGCGCACGCGGCGGCGAAGGGCCGGCGGGTGTGTTTCTTCGCCATCGAGAGACGGCTGTTACACGCCACGCCGCTCGCGTCCCTGCTCATCGGCGAGCAGCCGGTGTGGGATCCGCGGCGGTGGGAGGAGTGCCTGCGCGACAGCCGCCACCTGCGCGAGCAGCTGCGCCGCGCGAGGGCCAAGGGTGTGCGCGTGCGGGCGGTGGACGTGGCGGAGGTGCGCGAGCCCACGAGCCCGGTGCGCGAGGGGATGGAGCGGTTGATGGCGCGCTGGCTGGAGTCGCGGCGGATGGCGCCCATGGGCTTCCTGGTGCAGTTGTCGCCCTTCGATCGGCCCGAGGCGCGGCGCTGCCTCGTGGCGGAGCGGGACGGGGAGGTGGTGGCCTTCCTGTCGGCCATTCCCGTGTACGCGCGCGAGGGCTGGTTCGTGCAGCACCTGCTGCGCGACAAGCGGGCGCCCAATGGCACCGTGGAGTTGTTGGTGGACGGGCTGATGCGCGCCGCGGCGGCCGAGGGCCGGAGCTTCCTGACGCTGGGTCTGGCGCCGCTGTCGGGCGAGGTGGCCGGGGTGCTGCGGCTGGCGCGCCGGCTGGGCAAGCCCCTCTATGACTTCGAGGGCCTGCGGGCCTTCAAGTCCCGGTTGCGCCCCCATTCGTGGGATCCCGTCTTCCTGGCGTGGCCCCGGACGCGAGGCCCCGTGCTCGCGGTGTTCGACTCCCTCCAGGCCTTCGCCCAGGGCAGCCTGCTGCGCTTCGGCGCGAGGAGCCTGCTGGAGCATCCCCTGCTGCTCATCTGGCTGACCGCGGTGCTGCTGGTGCCCTGGACGGTGCTGCTCGCGCTGCCCATCACCACCAGCCACTTCCCCTCCTGGCACATCCAGGCCGCCTGGGTGCTCTTCGACGTGGGGCTGACGGTGGCGCTCTTCTCGCTCGTGCGGCGCTGGCGCCGGGGGCTCGCCACCCTGCTGGCCTGGGTCATCACCGGCGATGCGAGCCTCACCCTGCTCGAGGCCCTGCTCTACAACCTGCCGCGCGCCGAGGGCTGGAGCGACTGGCTGGTCATGGTCGTGGCGGTGATGGCTCCGTCGCTGGCGGCGGCCCTGCTCTTCTGGGCGCGCGGACACCGGACACTTCAGGGTCCCTGAGGGGTCTCACGCCCGGCGGGGCGGAGGCTCTTCCTCGGGGGGCAGCGGAGGGTGCGTCGGCGTGAGGTAGATGTCCGCACCCTGGACGCGCGCGACGCGGTGGAACTGCACCGCGTATTCCCGGCGGGCGGGCGAGCCTTGGCCCAGCTCGAAGTGGGTGGTCCCCACGTTCTCCACCGTCCCGAGCTTGCGCCCGGTCCCGTCGCGCACCGTCATTCCCTCGTGGATTTCTCCAGGGTCGATCATCCTCCGCTCCTCTCTTGGGTTGTGTTGCGTTGCCCAATGAGATGAACACGGCGGAGTCCCTCTA
Coding sequences:
- a CDS encoding trehalase family glycosidase → MAAARRSRSAPWMTGLLVTLALRASAAPAPATAPPPPAAAHADVRGYIARTWDALTRSLESCEVVADPKVAGRSVLYLPRELPEPAIAQRLRQKCPKVEVLRLPQEITGAGQVDVRALKAQGLLYLEHPYVVPGGMFNEMYGWDSYFIIRGLLRDGRRELAQGMVRNFFFEIQHYGALLNANRTYHLSRSQPPFLTSMVMEIHQRLPEEEGRAWLTEAWPFLVRDHGLWMREEHLAGDTGLSRYFDFNEGPVPELAVDQGRYYRDVVSYFTRHPEEGRPFLREVDRDAVSPSATAPVFLTQVCQRDPGTTLCTTQGAVTLTEDFYRGDRAMRESGFDISFRFGPFSARTHHYAAVDLNSLLYKAETDLERISTLLGRDAEARAWHERATKRRALVDRYLWDAERGMYFDYDVEKRQRSTYEYATTFYPLWAGLASPEQARAVAAHLPDFEQAGGLAMSRRRTSAQWDLPYGWAPLQLLAVEGLRRHGHDADADRLSRKFLDMVAENFHREGNLREKYDVVKRTTEVQVTAGYAHNVVGFGWTNGVFLELWHGLRREPTPTKPPASPSQTPRPPAQ
- a CDS encoding DUF2156 domain-containing protein, translating into MFSDRGVLGPGPTREHGMAMNGEGGEKSRVLELLRRHGWNTTSFQVLEPGYAYWFDGDDACVAYVDTGSAWVVAGAPIATTERLAAVSERFAAHAAAKGRRVCFFAIERRLLHATPLASLLIGEQPVWDPRRWEECLRDSRHLREQLRRARAKGVRVRAVDVAEVREPTSPVREGMERLMARWLESRRMAPMGFLVQLSPFDRPEARRCLVAERDGEVVAFLSAIPVYAREGWFVQHLLRDKRAPNGTVELLVDGLMRAAAAEGRSFLTLGLAPLSGEVAGVLRLARRLGKPLYDFEGLRAFKSRLRPHSWDPVFLAWPRTRGPVLAVFDSLQAFAQGSLLRFGARSLLEHPLLLIWLTAVLLVPWTVLLALPITTSHFPSWHIQAAWVLFDVGLTVALFSLVRRWRRGLATLLAWVITGDASLTLLEALLYNLPRAEGWSDWLVMVVAVMAPSLAAALLFWARGHRTLQGP
- a CDS encoding DUF2171 domain-containing protein encodes the protein MIDPGEIHEGMTVRDGTGRKLGTVENVGTTHFELGQGSPARREYAVQFHRVARVQGADIYLTPTHPPLPPEEEPPPRRA